The following nucleotide sequence is from Mycobacterium sp. Z3061.
GATCTGGCCCGAACGGGGGCGCGCGGTCTGGCCGGTTTCTACGACGGAATCGGGGCCGCACACGACGGTGGCCGGGCACACCTGACCGCGATCGGGCACTCCTACGGCTCGTTGACCACCGGGCTGGCCCTGCAGGAGCCCGGCAACCATGGCGTCAGCGACGCTTTGTTCTACGGTTCACCGGGCATCGAAGCGTCGACGCCGCAGCAGCTGCACCTGCAGCCCGGGCACGTCTATGCCATGGAAACCCCGGACGACCCGATCCAGCTGACCTACGACGCTCCGCCGCTCGCCCGTGCCGGCGCGCCCTTTCTGCCGTTCCCGTTGAACGTGGGCGCCCTGGGTGGGTTGTCGGTGCTGGACGCGTCGGGGGCCGGCCACTTCGGCCCGAACCCGGCTACCAACACCGAATTCACCCGCCTGGGTACCGGGCCCGCCATCATCCCGGACGGTCACGGCGGCACCCTCAGCCTCGAAGGCGCTCACGGGCACAGTGACTATCCTCGCCAAGGCGGCAACAACCTGCCGCGGACCACGGGCTACAACATCGCCGCCGTCGTGGCCGACCTGAGCCATCGGGCGATCCCAGGAAGCTGATATGACCCGTCACAGGACGATGCGCGCCGCCAGGGGCGGCAGCACGATTATCCGGGTAGTGACCTTCGCTGCCCTTGTTGCGGTGACAGGATGCCACGTGGACAGACCGTACGAACCGACCCCGCCATCGGAGGCGACGCAGGCCCTCCAGCAACTCAAGGCTCTGCCCTCACTCGAGGACACCACGGCTCAGGTGCAGGCCGCGATGGACGAAATCACTGCAGCCGCAAGCAGATTGATTCCCGCAATGAAGTGGGAGACGCTGCACGAGGGGACCACCGGAAATTGTGAGCGACCCTACGAACAAACGGATGGACAGCGATACTTCCTGCCGGATCGTGTCGCAGAGAACGTCGCGGTATCGGAGCAGGCCTGGACGGCGATAGTACAGGCGGCGAAGGAGTCGGCGGCGAAGATCGGCGCCACCGACGTTCAGGTCATGCGAAACCAGCCGGGAGATCACGATGTCTGGTTCTCCGGACCGACCGGCATTTTCATCAAGATCGGTTACGCCGGCAACCTGGGGGTCGCGGGCTACACGGGTTGCCGGTTACCGCGGGACAAGAAGATGGGCTGACCGTGGCCGGACGTGACGACTTCGAGGAACTCGGCCTCAAGGTGCAGCGCGCCCAGTCCGCGCTGGAGCAGGTCCGCGGCGTCGGTGCGGCCGACGGCATACGAGTGGTGGTCGATGCCGAGAACCGGTTGCTGTCGGTGACGGTGCCCGACGAAGCCGCCATCCTGGCCGCCTACAACGCCGCCGTGGACGACATGCGGCCCAAGGTCGAGGACGCGATGCGTGAGGTCCGGTCCGATCCACGGGTCGCAGCGATGTCGACGTTCGTCGAAGCGAACACGGTACGGCGGCAAGCCGAGAGTCGGCCCGAGGTCGAGGACGACGACGCGTACTACGAAGAACGGTATCGCCGGGGCTGGCGCGATCGCTGAGTCAGCGTCGCAGCGCCGCTGCCGCCTCCTGCGTCTGGGCGCCCTCGCCGCGGGCCAGTGCGATTGTGGCCGCCAGCATGGCCGCGATTGCCACCGGCAGCGCGACCGCTCCGACACCATGCGCCGTCAGATGCTCGCCGAGCACTACGACGCCCAGCATCACCGCAACTACCGGCTCGCCGACCAGCATGATGGGGACCGACGCCTGCAACGCCCCGGCATGAAAGGCCCACTG
It contains:
- a CDS encoding LppA family lipoprotein, giving the protein MDRPYEPTPPSEATQALQQLKALPSLEDTTAQVQAAMDEITAAASRLIPAMKWETLHEGTTGNCERPYEQTDGQRYFLPDRVAENVAVSEQAWTAIVQAAKESAAKIGATDVQVMRNQPGDHDVWFSGPTGIFIKIGYAGNLGVAGYTGCRLPRDKKMG